One window from the genome of Manis pentadactyla isolate mManPen7 chromosome 15, mManPen7.hap1, whole genome shotgun sequence encodes:
- the RHPN2 gene encoding rhophilin-2 isoform X2 has product MTDALLPAAPQPLEKEGDGYFRKGCNPLAQTGRSKLQNQRAALNQQILKAVRMRTGAENLLKAATNQKVREQVRLELSFVNSDLQVLKEELEGLNISLGVYQSTEEAFMIPLIPLGLKETKDVDFSVVLKDFILEHYSEDSYLYEDEIADLTDLRQACRTPSRDEAGVELLMSYFIQLGFVESRFFPPTRQMGIMFTWYDSLTGVPVSQQNVLLEKASVLFNIGALYTQIGTRCNRQTEAGLESAVDAFQRAAGILNYLKETFTHTPSYDMSPAMLSVLVKMMLAQAQESVFEKICLSGIQNEFFMLVKVAQEVAKVAEVYRQLHAAMSQAPVKENIPYSWASLACVKAYHYGALAHYFTATLLIDHQLKPGADEDHQEKCLSQLYDHMPEGLTPLATLKNGHQRRQLGKSHLRRAVAYHEESTREAGLCKKLRNIEVLQEVLSAAHQRSRLKFNQHQEADDLLNLFEAPDIISKTEQEVEIIPPQFSKVIATDFFQKLGPLSVFSANKRWTPPRSICFTAEEEDLGFTLRGNSPVQVHFLDPRCSAALAGAKEGDYIVSIQDVDCKWLTVSEVMKLLKSSVEDDIEMKVVSLLDSTSSVVSADSPWQ; this is encoded by the exons AGCAGCCACGAACCAAAAGGTGCGGGAGCAGGTGCGCCTGGAACTCAGCTTTGTGAACTCAGACCTGCAGGTGCTCAAGGAAGAGCTGGAGGGGCTCAACATCTCATTGGGAGTCTATCAAAGCACAGA GGAGGCATTTATGATTCCCCTGATTCCGCTTGGCCTGAAGGAAACCAAGGATGTGGACTTTTCAGTCGTTCTCAAG GACTTCATCTTGGAACATTACAGTGAAGACAGCTACCTATATGAAGATGAAATCGCGGATCTTACGGATCTGAGACAA GCTTGTCGGACGCCCAGCCGGGATGAGGCTGGTGTTGAACTACTGATGAGTTACTTCATCCAGCTGGGCTTTGTGGAAAGCCGGTTCTTCCCTCCCACCCGACAGATGGGGATCATGTTCACGTG GTATGATTCCCTCACCGGGGTTCCAGTTAGCCAACAGAACGTGCTACTGGAGAAGGCCAGTGTTCTGTTTAACATCGGAGCCCTCTACACACAGATCGGGACCCGGTGCAATCGACAGACGGAAGCTGGCCTGGAGAGTGCAGTGGATGCCTTTCAGAGAGCTGCAG GGATTTTAAACTACCTGAAAGAGACATTTACTCATACTCCGAGTTATGACATGAGCCCTGCCATGCTCAGCGTACTGGTCAAAATGATGCTTGCACAAGCccaagaaagtgtttttgagaaaATCTGCCTTTCTGGGATACAGAACGAATTCTTCATGCTGGTGAAGGTGGCTCAGGAGGTTGCCAAG GTGGCGGAAGTCTATCGGCAGCTGCACGCAGCCATGAGCCAGGCTCCAGTGAAGGAGAACATCCCCTACTCCTGGGCCAGCTTGGCCTGCGTGAAGGCCTACCATTATGGAGCCCTGGCCCACTACTTCACAGCCACCCTCCTCATCGACCACCAGT TGAAGCCTGGTGCAGATGAGGACCACCAGGAGAAGTGCCTGTCCCAGCTCTACGACCACATGCCAGAGGGCCTGACGCCCTTGGCCACGCTGAAAAATGGCCACCAGCGCCGACAGCTGG GCAAGTCCCACTTGCGCAGAGCTGTGGCCTATCACGAGGAGTCCACGAGGGAGGCAGGCCTGTGCAAGAAGCTCCGCAACATTGAGGTGCTGCAGGAGGTGCTCTCCGCAGCGCACCAGCGGTCCCGGCTCAAGTTCAACCAGCATCAAGAGGCTGACGATCTGCTCAACTTGTTTGAGGCTCCTGACATCATTT CTAAAACTGAGCAAGAGGTTGAAATTATACCACCACAGTTCTCCAAGGTGATAGCAACAGACTTCTTCCAGAAGCTG GGCCCTTTATCGGTGTTTTCGGCTAACAAGAGATGGACACCTCCTCGGAGCATTTGCTTCACTGCAGAGGAAGAGGACTTGGGATTCACCTTGAGAGGAAACTCCCCAGTTCAGGTCCACTTCCTGGATCCTCGCTGCTCTGCTGCG CTAGCAGGAGCCAAAGAAGGGGATTATATTGTTTCCATTCAAGACGTGGATTGTAAGTGGCTGACTGTGAGCGAGGTTATGAAACTGTTGAAGAGCTCTGTGGAGGATGACATTGAGATGAAGGTTGTGAGCCTCTTGGACTCCACCTCGTCTGTGGTGAGTGCTGACAGCCCCTGGCAGTGA
- the RHPN2 gene encoding rhophilin-2 isoform X1, with product MTDALLPAAPQPLEKEGDGYFRKGCNPLAQTGRSKLQNQRAALNQQILKAVRMRTGAENLLKAATNQKVREQVRLELSFVNSDLQVLKEELEGLNISLGVYQSTEEAFMIPLIPLGLKETKDVDFSVVLKDFILEHYSEDSYLYEDEIADLTDLRQACRTPSRDEAGVELLMSYFIQLGFVESRFFPPTRQMGIMFTWYDSLTGVPVSQQNVLLEKASVLFNIGALYTQIGTRCNRQTEAGLESAVDAFQRAAGILNYLKETFTHTPSYDMSPAMLSVLVKMMLAQAQESVFEKICLSGIQNEFFMLVKVAQEVAKVAEVYRQLHAAMSQAPVKENIPYSWASLACVKAYHYGALAHYFTATLLIDHQLKPGADEDHQEKCLSQLYDHMPEGLTPLATLKNGHQRRQLGKSHLRRAVAYHEESTREAGLCKKLRNIEVLQEVLSAAHQRSRLKFNQHQEADDLLNLFEAPDIISKTEQEVEIIPPQFSKVIATDFFQKLGPLSVFSANKRWTPPRSICFTAEEEDLGFTLRGNSPVQVHFLDPRCSAALAGAKEGDYIVSIQDVDCKWLTVSEVMKLLKSSVEDDIEMKVVSLLDSTSSVHSKCATYSVGMQKTYSMICLAIDDDDKIDKTKKISKKLSFLSWGTNKNRQKSASTLCLPSVGVPRPQVKKKLPSPFSLLNSDSSLY from the exons AGCAGCCACGAACCAAAAGGTGCGGGAGCAGGTGCGCCTGGAACTCAGCTTTGTGAACTCAGACCTGCAGGTGCTCAAGGAAGAGCTGGAGGGGCTCAACATCTCATTGGGAGTCTATCAAAGCACAGA GGAGGCATTTATGATTCCCCTGATTCCGCTTGGCCTGAAGGAAACCAAGGATGTGGACTTTTCAGTCGTTCTCAAG GACTTCATCTTGGAACATTACAGTGAAGACAGCTACCTATATGAAGATGAAATCGCGGATCTTACGGATCTGAGACAA GCTTGTCGGACGCCCAGCCGGGATGAGGCTGGTGTTGAACTACTGATGAGTTACTTCATCCAGCTGGGCTTTGTGGAAAGCCGGTTCTTCCCTCCCACCCGACAGATGGGGATCATGTTCACGTG GTATGATTCCCTCACCGGGGTTCCAGTTAGCCAACAGAACGTGCTACTGGAGAAGGCCAGTGTTCTGTTTAACATCGGAGCCCTCTACACACAGATCGGGACCCGGTGCAATCGACAGACGGAAGCTGGCCTGGAGAGTGCAGTGGATGCCTTTCAGAGAGCTGCAG GGATTTTAAACTACCTGAAAGAGACATTTACTCATACTCCGAGTTATGACATGAGCCCTGCCATGCTCAGCGTACTGGTCAAAATGATGCTTGCACAAGCccaagaaagtgtttttgagaaaATCTGCCTTTCTGGGATACAGAACGAATTCTTCATGCTGGTGAAGGTGGCTCAGGAGGTTGCCAAG GTGGCGGAAGTCTATCGGCAGCTGCACGCAGCCATGAGCCAGGCTCCAGTGAAGGAGAACATCCCCTACTCCTGGGCCAGCTTGGCCTGCGTGAAGGCCTACCATTATGGAGCCCTGGCCCACTACTTCACAGCCACCCTCCTCATCGACCACCAGT TGAAGCCTGGTGCAGATGAGGACCACCAGGAGAAGTGCCTGTCCCAGCTCTACGACCACATGCCAGAGGGCCTGACGCCCTTGGCCACGCTGAAAAATGGCCACCAGCGCCGACAGCTGG GCAAGTCCCACTTGCGCAGAGCTGTGGCCTATCACGAGGAGTCCACGAGGGAGGCAGGCCTGTGCAAGAAGCTCCGCAACATTGAGGTGCTGCAGGAGGTGCTCTCCGCAGCGCACCAGCGGTCCCGGCTCAAGTTCAACCAGCATCAAGAGGCTGACGATCTGCTCAACTTGTTTGAGGCTCCTGACATCATTT CTAAAACTGAGCAAGAGGTTGAAATTATACCACCACAGTTCTCCAAGGTGATAGCAACAGACTTCTTCCAGAAGCTG GGCCCTTTATCGGTGTTTTCGGCTAACAAGAGATGGACACCTCCTCGGAGCATTTGCTTCACTGCAGAGGAAGAGGACTTGGGATTCACCTTGAGAGGAAACTCCCCAGTTCAGGTCCACTTCCTGGATCCTCGCTGCTCTGCTGCG CTAGCAGGAGCCAAAGAAGGGGATTATATTGTTTCCATTCAAGACGTGGATTGTAAGTGGCTGACTGTGAGCGAGGTTATGAAACTGTTGAAGAGCTCTGTGGAGGATGACATTGAGATGAAGGTTGTGAGCCTCTTGGACTCCACCTCGTCTGTG CATAGTAAGTGTGCCACATACTCTGTGGGAATGCAGAAAACTTACTCCATGATCTGCTTAGCCATAGATGACGACGATAAAATTGATAAAACCAAGAAAATATCAAAAAAGCTTTCTTTTCTGAGTTGGGGCACCAACAAGAACAGACAGAAGTCGGCCAGCACCTTGTGCCTCCCATCAGTGGGGGTCCCGAGGCCTCAAGTCAAGAAGAAGCTCCCCTCCCCTTTCAGCCTCCTCAACTCCGACAGTTCCTTGTACTAA